TTTCATGATGTGCCACAAGATTGGCTTGCCCCCGATCTCTACCATCGGCTTCGGTTTGATTGTTGTCTCTTCACTGATCCTTGTCCCCAATCCCCCTGCTAGTATTACCGCTTTCATTGGTTTTCCTCACTAAATGTTTAATTGGTTGTTTCTTTTGAACTAAGCACTGACAGCAATATTTTCAATATCTGCAATACAGCGCATCAAATTGATTCTTCTAGTAGAAGAATTGATGAATAAAATTACTGTAAGTGGTACTACTGAATTGTCTACTAATGCTGTTAGAAACACGCATGCATTGAGTAAATGCAACTACAAGCATTTTTTGTTTTTTTTATGAGAAGAAAAAATACCTGTACAGATCATGAATTTATCTGTATTGCAAAGGTTTAGGTTTTAAAAGAGCATATCAATGTTTTTCAGAAAAACATTAATCTTCAATTTCCTCAAAAATTCTCATCCTAATACATTGGTTCAAACATTTTCATTGAAATCGCCACTATTCAAGAGGTTTTTAAACCTTTTGTTTATTTTTCAATTACAGCATATTTCCTCTGTATATTCACTGAATAACTTCGAAAAAGCAATTAACTTTTCTGTGTTTTTTCACAGAAAAGTAGATCAGTGAAATCCCTCTGGAAACATCAGCAATTGAGACATTAACTTTAAATTGTGATGAGTTTTATGAAAAAAACATAAAGTCACAATACTTGTAATTTCAAAGGCAATTCTTGAACTATTAAGGTTCAGAATTCTCTAATTTTCAATTGCATCAATTTCCTTACTCACTAATAAGTTATGGCAGTTAAAAACAATAGCTATTCTAGAAAACTGGCAAGAAAAGTTAGCTTCTCTATTTTAGGAATATTAGTAAGTACATCATTTGTTTTACCCCTAAATGCTAATAAATCATTGGCAGCTATTATTGATTCAGTAACTGATGACATTAGTAATGCTAGAGGAAGAGAGTTTGCACAAGATAAAGGAGGGAGTGCCTGTAATAAGTTAGAAAATGTTACTAGCGTAATGGGCAGTACCATTCATCCAATTAGAGCCGGTAAACAAGCTTTTCGCCATTGGGTAAATCGCTGTGGCGAACGTTCAGAACTTGCAATGAAGAAAACTGTAATTGGGCAAACATACTGGTATGGTTGGTCAATGTACATCCCCTCAGATTGGCAAGACCCGTCTGATGCTTACGATATTCTCATGCAATGGGCAACTTATCCTTCTCCTAGAAATGGGAGGTTTGCTTGCGGAGCTAATGGCTCATACATTATGAGAAGTGGTAACAACATTAGCTTTAGATTTCAACGTAAAGGAGAAAATGCAGATTCTGAGTGTACAAGTTACAACTTAGGAACTCTCCCTGAACTTCGAGGTAAATGGGTTGATTTTGTCATGCACGTTAAATGGACGGGTAATACAGATGGATTTTTGAAGCTTTGGACGAAAGTTGGTAATGGTACGTACACTCAAAATGTAGACTACAAAGGACGCACTTTCTGGAACGATGAAGGTGAAGGACCTTACTTCAAAATGGGGTTATACAAAGGCGATCCTAACTTTAAGGGAGCAGCACCGCGTGTTTTATATACTGATGAATATCGTTTAGGTGATGCTAACTCTAGCTTTGAAGAAGTTGCTCCTGGGGGTTCTACAATAGAACCTAAGCCACCAGCACCACAACCAAAACCTGAAAAACCACAACCACTACCTGAAACTCCAAAGTTACTGATTTTTGAAGATTTCTCTTCTACTACAAGTGGTAATAACTTTACAGTTGAATCAGGGGGAACTTGGAGTGTTCGTAACGGAAAGTACGAACTGCGAGATAGCGATCGCAGTCTTCCGCAATCTCCTAATCGCAATATCTCAGTTCACAATAAATCCATATCTGGTGACTTCACATTAACTGCAGATGCTAGCGCCACTGCTACTTCAAGTCGATGGGATGATTTCTCAATCATCTTTAATTACCAAAATCCTAACAACTACTACTACGCTAGCTTTAATGAAAGCGATGATGATAAAACTAACGGAATTTTTAAGGTAGTTGCAGGAGTTGCTACGCAAGTTGCTAACTTTAATTCCTTAATCCGAGGAGGAACTACCTACAGTATTAAAGTAGAGCGAAGTGGCAATACGATTAATGTCTATCGCGACAACATTTTACAAGCTACTGTTCAAGATACTACCTTCAATAGTGGCAAAGTTGGATTTGGTAGCTTCAACAACTCAGCGACTTTCGATAATTTGAAAGTTGAATGAGCGATACATGGTAGCCCGCTTGAATCTAAAACAATTTAAGGCGGGCTATTCCAAGAACTGAACATCCAAAGTTTTTGATATTGATTGTCACTCAGTTGCCCTAGTTTCAAGATTCTAGGGTGATTCACCATACATGATAAAAGACTTTGTTAAAGTAAAAACTTTCTCCTCAAAAATATTTGCTCCAGGAAATAGTGCCATCAATTGTTTTTTTGTCAGTAGTTTTACTGAATCTACCAACATAATTGCAGTTTCGCGATTAGATGTTTTCTTCCTCCATCCCAGATCGAAATGAGTAATAAGCCATACTTTAAGTTGCAGTGGCAAAAATTGAAAGAAGGGAAAGAGAAAATGAGGCTCAATAGGAAAATAATAGTTTGGCGTTTGTACAAAATATCTCTTCCCTATCCTAAGGATCTCGTTTGCCATTGATTGCTGAGCTTTGTAGTCGCCAACATGTTCAATAACAGAGTTTGAAAAAACTATGTCAAATTGCTTGTCCTGAAATTGCTGCATATTTGTCGCATCAGCAATCACACAATTTATGATTTTATTGTTTGACTTGTACTCTTTAATATTAGTGATTGTCACCTCTATATTTTTGATTAAACCAATTTGTTTTAACCATGAAAGATTATTTTCCCAAATGATTGGTGTTCCACCTACGTCAATTATCCTCAAGCTATCTGCTTTACTAGCATAGCTCTCAACAAAGTTTTTAAACTGAATAAATCTTCTTTTTCTTAAATGATTGGATAGAGAATTAGATTTTCTTTCATCAGAAATTTTAGTTAAAATTTTTGCTGGATTAAGGCTGCTAACATTAAAGAGCATAATAAACCTCTTTAGGGGGACTCTTAAACTGTATTAAGGTGCAACATCTGCATAGGTTGCACTCGCATCTCCCATACGGATACTGTCAAAGTAAAGAACTCGAACATTAGCTTTAGATTTTTCAGGATTATGCTTCCAATCCGTTTTGTAAATGCCAAATTTTTGGAAGGGACCGACTTCGTCATTATAAGTATTAGGTCCAGTTTTTCTCATAACAAGCTTGCCATTTTTCCAGACTTCAACTAAGCCGTCATCTTCATACGACCACTTGACATGAAATACCCAGTCAGTCCATACCCCTGTCTGATATGCTCCTAAATCAATTGTTTCTCTACCAGCAGGTTTATTATTTTTAGTAACTCGACGATGATCCCAACGTCGGTGTACGTGCCATTTTCCATCTGCAATCATTAATGCAAGTTGCGGACTTCGCCATCTCTCTCCTAAGTCAAAATCTGGTCTAGCATTCCATTGAGTAACAATTTCATAGGATGGATCTTTTACGAACCCAGGAGGAAGATAAATACTAAAACCATACCAATATTCTGATTTGGTAGGAACAGCACCTAGTCTTAACTCTGCTCTTTTATTGTTAGAAGCAAGAGGGTCATCTTTATAAAGAGTAAACCGAGCAGCATAGCGACCTTCTCTAGCAACAGAATCATCTAACTGAACTGAGTGATCGCAGCAGATTTCCTTTCCTGGCTTTGTAACGTTTTTGCCTTTATGCTTCCAGTCTAGATTATTTCTCCAGTTATTTAAGCTTCCTGCCTCAAATGTTTCGCTAAAAATGACGTTTCTCGAATGACCTGTATTACCAGTTATTGTTCTCGTCCAAAGAAAGCTGAGCCAACTTATAGAGGTCAATAAAGCAATATGAAGAGAGACCTTGAGGGCTAGATTGAGAGACATTTTTTTAGTTATATCGCTGAAACTGCAATTGTCTATATTTCCTCTTTATCCAAAGTAGTTGTTTGATAACATTTAGCTTACATATTTTCTTGAAAGAAAGAATCTTACATACAAAATGAGTGTATGTAAGACATAGTAAGATATAAGATATGTAAGACCTAGCAAGGTATATGGAAAGTACTATTTACTTCTACTCGTCTGAATTATGTACTACTTTTACCTAGTTCTAAAGACAGAAAAGGTCTTAGTACAGGCCAGAACGTAGCTTTGAGTAAGTCTTTCAAAAGAAAGGCTAAATTCCACATCAACCATCTGCGCATTTGCAGAAAACACAAAAACTTTTCTTGTGAGGTTATTTGAGCTCGTTTAATTGCTGCTATGTACTCGCTAAACCACTTCCATCGAGTTAAATAAAGTTGTCCTTTTTTGTTAGGATCGTACCATGCAAGCCTTTTTCTAAATGCTTTGTGCGCTCTTACTGATGTATTTGGATGATCTCGTTTTAAAAATAGATATTCAGGAATTTCGTAAAATTCGCCTTTGAGAGTAAGTTCTCCTAGCAGGACTAAATCTGAGGAAGGGTAACTACCCATCCAAGCAGTTGATTTTAAAACATCTGTACGGATTAATCCAAATATAGGATGACACCCATGACCGTGACGAACTAACTTTTGGTATTGCGCAAACCGTTTGTGTGGTTTTGGCGATCGCAGATTAAAACCATCCACATATTTCTCTATTTCCTGCCCGTATTCATTAATCACAATAGTCTTCGGGTAAGCTAAAACTACCTCAGGATGCGCATCTAGCACTGCAACGCATTGTGCTAAGAGTTCCGGAGCACATACATCATCGTGACAAGCCCATCTAAAGAACTCACCTGTAGATAGCTCTAACACGCGATTAAAATTCCAACCGGCTCCTAAATTTTGCTCGTTTCGATAATAACGAATACGTCGATCTTGAGCAGCATATGCTCTACAAATGTCTTCTGTTTTATCAGTTGAGCCGTTATCAGAAATAATAATTTCAAAATCCTCAAATGTTTGAGCCAACAATGAGTTTAATGCCGCTTCAAGGTAAACTTCACCGTTGTATACAGGCATACCAATACTGACTCTTGGCTGATCTTTCATTTTTCTCTCGTGTTAATTAACAAAAAGGAGTAGCTCTACTTTGTTTGAAGTTCTGCAAGCTTGTATCGAACAATCAAATGTTCAGCAAGCGAAGGAGCATTAAACAGCTTATTTTTCAAAGGAACTGGAGGTTGCTTAATATACTTAATCAATTGCTCTAACTCAGTACAGTGAGGTACGCCAAATCTTTCTACAGCGCGTGCAAAGAGTAACTGGTGATCGTCCACGTGTTCTCCATAACGCCTTAACCTAGGTATTAGGACGAAACAAGCCCCCATTTCTGCTAACATCCGCGTGGAACCTTGACCAGCATGAGAAATAACTAAAGATGATTGCCTTATTGCATCATGCATTTCGCTGATTGTTAGCGAAGCTACACTAGTCAGTAGTGGATGGTTCAGTTTATCTGCGTTGGTTGCCCCGTGTTGCAGTAATACGGGCTCAACTATGATTTCTCTTTCTAGTAGTTCCTGCAACCAAAAAACAGCCCGATCAAAGGGAAAGAAAATAGTTCCAAGTGTGTAAACAATCATTGAAACAAACCTCAATTTAGGCTTCAAGGCGATTGAAAAGCTCGTATTAGCCTGCAATTTATTAATGCCTTGTCAGCCAAGATGAATATTATCTGCATATACGAGCTAATTTCATTGGCAACTGTATAAGATTCAACAAAATATAAAATATTAACTAAATAAATTCCCTTTGTTCGGCTGTATTTTGATTAGAATTCACGACAAGTTGTCTTGTGATTGTCGCTATTGAATAAAATTTAAGTAACAATACCTTTGTATTGAGCCTTTGGATAAATATTTACACATTCCGGCCACTGAACATAAAATTCATCAACAAGGTTGTAAACAATTTTTCCTGTGAGACTTAAACTACTAGTGCGGGAAATACTCTCAATAAATACAGTTTTAATACCAAATATTTTACTAGCTAAAATAAATGGTACAGCTAAACTTGCTCCTGTCGAAATCAGTAGATCTGGCTTACTTTGAGATAAAATCTTTAAAGCCTTAATAAAATTAATGCTTGCCCGACCTAACATGCGAGCTTCTTGCATAGTTACCCAATGAACTACTTCTTTTTCACTTAATTTTCTGGTGTCATAGTGGGGATAAGTTACCCATTCTCTTTGATAAGCAGACCAAAAACTTTTTAGACCTAACATAGTAGAGAAATGACCGCCCGGATTACACACTAGTAGTAGTTTCATTTGTTGAACTCCCTAGATCGGAATGTTAATGATGCTATATTAAGCCCTTAAAAATGCACGAGTTCATTCCTAGAGATTGCCTATAAACTTCTTGGATAAGTTTAAATTTAATGAACATCACACAAAGTTTAGCAGCTAACGAGAAGGAGCAACGTCTCGAAAGGTAGACTTGGCATCGCCTAAACGATATTGAGCTGTATATAAATATCTAGGAGAAGGACCTTCAAAATTAGGATCGCCTTTATATAATCCCATTTTAAAATATGGACCAGTATCTTCGTCGTTCCAATAAGTAGAACCTACGTGATTAATCTTAAGGTTATAAGGTTCGTTACCTACCCTCGTCCAAAGTCGCAGAAAACCGTCTTTATTTCCAGTCCACTTCACGTGCATGACAAAATCAACCCATTTTCCTTTGGCATCAGTAACACTTACAAGTGGAAACTTATTACAAACAATCTGTGCAACGTCGCCTTGGTACTGTAAATTGAAGGTAAATGTTTCATTAGTACGAGCAATGTAAGAACCATTACCTCCACAACCTTGACGAAACTTTTTATTTGTAGGATATGTTGCCCATTGATTGACTATATCGTACCCTACAGAAGTATCCTGCCAATTAGATGGAATAAACATAGACCAGCCATACCAATAAGTCTTGCCGATCTCAGTTTTTTTCATTACTAACTCAGAGCGCTCGCCGCATAAATTCACCCAATGTTTAAACGCATACTTCATGCCTTCAATTGAGCTAGCATTTACGAGTTGATTGCAAGTTGCTCCACCAGATGCAGTTGAGAATTCAAGTCTTCTTGCTTGCTCAATACTTTGAGTAACAGAATCAATAATATCTGCCTGTGATTTATTTGTAAATAAAATAAGTACTACGGCTACACTAATTGGTAATTGAGCCCAAAACTTCATCATCTTAGAGCCTCACACAGCTATTTCCCAATACTTATTCAGACTTTCGAAATTCACCAGGCTTCAAGAGAAATATTTTTGCTTTTTTTAAGCAATAACTTGTTCAAACTTTTCGTAATTCAACATCTAATTTACCTTGAAAGAAAGTGAGTAAGAGCATACTCATACACTTCCATGTCAGGTTGACATATTTCTCGTATTTTTGCTTCTATTTTTTCAGAGATAAGAGATTGCTTAGCCGTTTTTGCTTTACTGTTTTGGTTGTAATTTCTGATTTTCAGTTTTCGACCAAACTTTTGTTCAAACTGTTCAATAAATACTTCTTTATGCTCTAAAAAACCTATAAGTCTAAACTTGTGTAAGTTTTCTTGTGCTCGTTTTATGGCTGCTTCTGAAGTATAATCTCCACTTTGAACAAGACCCCCTATACTCTTGA
The DNA window shown above is from Chroococcidiopsis sp. TS-821 and carries:
- a CDS encoding glycosyltransferase, with protein sequence MKPKLRFVSMIVYTLGTIFFPFDRAVFWLQELLEREIIVEPVLLQHGATNADKLNHPLLTSVASLTISEMHDAIRQSSLVISHAGQGSTRMLAEMGACFVLIPRLRRYGEHVDDHQLLFARAVERFGVPHCTELEQLIKYIKQPPVPLKNKLFNAPSLAEHLIVRYKLAELQTK
- a CDS encoding methyltransferase domain-containing protein; protein product: MLFNVSSLNPAKILTKISDERKSNSLSNHLRKRRFIQFKNFVESYASKADSLRIIDVGGTPIIWENNLSWLKQIGLIKNIEVTITNIKEYKSNNKIINCVIADATNMQQFQDKQFDIVFSNSVIEHVGDYKAQQSMANEILRIGKRYFVQTPNYYFPIEPHFLFPFFQFLPLQLKVWLITHFDLGWRKKTSNRETAIMLVDSVKLLTKKQLMALFPGANIFEEKVFTLTKSFIMYGESP
- the pssD gene encoding PssD/Cps14F family polysaccharide biosynthesis glycosyltransferase, producing MKLLLVCNPGGHFSTMLGLKSFWSAYQREWVTYPHYDTRKLSEKEVVHWVTMQEARMLGRASINFIKALKILSQSKPDLLISTGASLAVPFILASKIFGIKTVFIESISRTSSLSLTGKIVYNLVDEFYVQWPECVNIYPKAQYKGIVT
- a CDS encoding glycosyltransferase family 2 protein; this translates as MKDQPRVSIGMPVYNGEVYLEAALNSLLAQTFEDFEIIISDNGSTDKTEDICRAYAAQDRRIRYYRNEQNLGAGWNFNRVLELSTGEFFRWACHDDVCAPELLAQCVAVLDAHPEVVLAYPKTIVINEYGQEIEKYVDGFNLRSPKPHKRFAQYQKLVRHGHGCHPIFGLIRTDVLKSTAWMGSYPSSDLVLLGELTLKGEFYEIPEYLFLKRDHPNTSVRAHKAFRKRLAWYDPNKKGQLYLTRWKWFSEYIAAIKRAQITSQEKFLCFLQMRRWLMWNLAFLLKDLLKATFWPVLRPFLSLELGKSST
- a CDS encoding polysaccharide lyase produces the protein MAVKNNSYSRKLARKVSFSILGILVSTSFVLPLNANKSLAAIIDSVTDDISNARGREFAQDKGGSACNKLENVTSVMGSTIHPIRAGKQAFRHWVNRCGERSELAMKKTVIGQTYWYGWSMYIPSDWQDPSDAYDILMQWATYPSPRNGRFACGANGSYIMRSGNNISFRFQRKGENADSECTSYNLGTLPELRGKWVDFVMHVKWTGNTDGFLKLWTKVGNGTYTQNVDYKGRTFWNDEGEGPYFKMGLYKGDPNFKGAAPRVLYTDEYRLGDANSSFEEVAPGGSTIEPKPPAPQPKPEKPQPLPETPKLLIFEDFSSTTSGNNFTVESGGTWSVRNGKYELRDSDRSLPQSPNRNISVHNKSISGDFTLTADASATATSSRWDDFSIIFNYQNPNNYYYASFNESDDDKTNGIFKVVAGVATQVANFNSLIRGGTTYSIKVERSGNTINVYRDNILQATVQDTTFNSGKVGFGSFNNSATFDNLKVE
- a CDS encoding polysaccharide lyase, coding for MSLNLALKVSLHIALLTSISWLSFLWTRTITGNTGHSRNVIFSETFEAGSLNNWRNNLDWKHKGKNVTKPGKEICCDHSVQLDDSVAREGRYAARFTLYKDDPLASNNKRAELRLGAVPTKSEYWYGFSIYLPPGFVKDPSYEIVTQWNARPDFDLGERWRSPQLALMIADGKWHVHRRWDHRRVTKNNKPAGRETIDLGAYQTGVWTDWVFHVKWSYEDDGLVEVWKNGKLVMRKTGPNTYNDEVGPFQKFGIYKTDWKHNPEKSKANVRVLYFDSIRMGDASATYADVAP
- a CDS encoding heparin lyase I family protein, whose protein sequence is MMKFWAQLPISVAVVLILFTNKSQADIIDSVTQSIEQARRLEFSTASGGATCNQLVNASSIEGMKYAFKHWVNLCGERSELVMKKTEIGKTYWYGWSMFIPSNWQDTSVGYDIVNQWATYPTNKKFRQGCGGNGSYIARTNETFTFNLQYQGDVAQIVCNKFPLVSVTDAKGKWVDFVMHVKWTGNKDGFLRLWTRVGNEPYNLKINHVGSTYWNDEDTGPYFKMGLYKGDPNFEGPSPRYLYTAQYRLGDAKSTFRDVAPSR
- a CDS encoding sugar phosphate nucleotidyltransferase, with translation MKAVILAGGLGTRISEETTIKPKPMVEIGGKPILWHIMK